A genomic segment from Pseudoxanthomonas sp. CF385 encodes:
- a CDS encoding ATP-binding protein, whose product MLTTTPSFLRTLCNLRWVAIVGQAVTVLVALGPLGIALPRWPLWGGIAALALFNVYASWRSRHPGEETPAEAFAHMLVDVAVLSWLVAWSGGIGNPFSSMFLLLIAVSSLALPLRWVLATGVASLLGYVLTAVFGRPLPHLHGNNFNVHLWGMAVNFVLSAGVVLYFSTRLVAALRLREQELARLRERFARNEGIVALATHAAAVAHELNTPLATMTLLTEDIREHASEPDIREDAGTMRQLIDLCRDRVRALAASADMGVRQRVDLDDVVQRWQLIRPTVELQRTGALPPWLATDASTGHLLQALLNNAADASRQAGSQRVDLDLRCEDDELVGTVRDYGNGFHEALPFQSEQLFRTSKPEGMGVGLALSHATIERLGGRMTMRAVPPKGVQVQFRLPVAGHDETP is encoded by the coding sequence CTGCTGACCACCACGCCGTCGTTCCTGCGTACCCTGTGCAACCTGCGCTGGGTGGCGATCGTGGGCCAGGCGGTGACGGTGCTGGTCGCCCTGGGGCCGCTGGGGATCGCCCTGCCCCGCTGGCCGCTGTGGGGCGGCATCGCAGCGCTGGCGCTGTTCAACGTCTACGCCTCCTGGCGCAGCCGCCACCCCGGTGAAGAGACCCCCGCCGAAGCCTTCGCCCACATGCTGGTCGACGTGGCCGTGCTGTCGTGGCTGGTGGCCTGGAGCGGCGGCATCGGCAATCCGTTCAGTTCCATGTTCCTGCTGCTGATCGCGGTCTCCTCGCTGGCGCTGCCGCTGCGCTGGGTGCTGGCCACGGGCGTGGCCTCGCTGCTGGGCTACGTACTGACTGCGGTGTTCGGCCGCCCGCTGCCGCACCTGCACGGCAACAATTTCAACGTGCACCTGTGGGGCATGGCGGTGAACTTCGTGCTGTCCGCCGGCGTGGTGCTGTACTTCTCCACGCGCCTGGTCGCCGCGCTACGCCTGCGCGAACAGGAACTGGCGCGCCTGCGCGAGCGCTTCGCCCGCAACGAAGGCATCGTCGCGCTGGCTACGCATGCCGCGGCCGTGGCGCACGAGCTCAACACGCCGCTCGCGACGATGACGCTGCTCACCGAGGACATCCGCGAGCATGCGAGCGAACCGGACATCCGCGAGGACGCCGGCACGATGCGCCAGCTGATCGACCTGTGCCGCGACCGCGTGCGGGCGCTCGCCGCCTCGGCCGACATGGGCGTGCGCCAGCGCGTGGACCTGGACGACGTGGTGCAGCGCTGGCAGCTGATCCGTCCGACGGTGGAGCTGCAGCGCACCGGTGCCCTGCCGCCGTGGCTGGCGACCGATGCCTCCACCGGCCACCTGCTGCAGGCGCTGCTCAACAACGCGGCCGATGCCAGCCGGCAGGCCGGTTCGCAGCGCGTGGACCTGGATCTGCGCTGCGAGGACGACGAACTGGTCGGCACGGTGCGCGATTACGGCAACGGCTTCCACGAAGCGCTGCCGTTCCAGTCCGAACAACTCTTCCGCACCAGCAAGCCCGAGGGCATGGGCGTGGGCCTGGCCCTGTCGCATGCCACGATCGAGCGGCTGGGCGGACGCATGACCATGCGCGCCGTGCCGCCCAAGGGCGTGCAGGTGCAATTCCGCCTGCCGGTGGCAGGCCACGACGAGACACCCTGA
- the ispG gene encoding flavodoxin-dependent (E)-4-hydroxy-3-methylbut-2-enyl-diphosphate synthase: protein MHDAVTRPTPPTDAAPWPRRITQAVQIGNAVVGGGRPVVVQSMTNTDTADIAGSVKQVAELWRAGSEMVRLTVNNPESAAAIPRIREKLEMMGISVPLIGDFHYNGHQLLAGEPACAEALAKYRINPGNVGFGKKRDTQFAQLIEFAIRYGKPVRIGANWGSLDQSLAAQLMDENHTRETPWDAGRVLREALIRSAVDSAERAVEIGLPRDRIVLSAKVSGVQELIAVYRDMASRTDFALHLGLTEAGIGSKGIVASSAALSVLLQEGIGDTIRISLTPEPGQSRTQEVIVAQELLQTTGLRAFTPMVTACPGCGRTTSEFFQELAKVVQEHVRGKMPEWKVTHPGAETMTLAVMGCVVNGPGESRHANIGISLPGTGEAPAAPVFVDGEKKVTLRGENIAHEFVALIDEYVEAKYARVTG, encoded by the coding sequence ATGCACGACGCCGTCACCCGCCCCACGCCCCCCACCGACGCCGCGCCCTGGCCGCGCCGCATCACCCAGGCCGTCCAGATCGGCAACGCCGTCGTCGGCGGCGGCCGCCCGGTGGTGGTGCAGTCGATGACCAACACCGACACCGCCGACATCGCCGGCAGCGTGAAGCAGGTCGCCGAACTCTGGCGCGCCGGCTCGGAAATGGTCCGGCTGACCGTCAACAACCCCGAATCCGCCGCCGCCATCCCGCGCATCCGCGAGAAGCTCGAGATGATGGGCATCTCGGTGCCGCTGATCGGCGACTTCCACTACAACGGCCACCAGCTGCTCGCCGGCGAGCCGGCCTGCGCCGAAGCGCTGGCCAAGTACCGCATCAACCCGGGCAATGTCGGCTTCGGCAAGAAGCGGGACACCCAGTTCGCCCAGCTCATCGAGTTCGCGATCCGCTACGGCAAGCCGGTACGCATCGGCGCCAACTGGGGTTCGCTGGACCAGTCGCTGGCCGCGCAGCTGATGGACGAGAACCACACGCGGGAGACGCCGTGGGACGCGGGCCGCGTACTGCGCGAGGCGCTGATCCGCTCGGCGGTGGATTCGGCCGAACGTGCCGTCGAGATCGGCCTGCCGCGCGACCGCATCGTGCTGTCGGCCAAGGTCAGCGGCGTGCAGGAATTGATCGCGGTCTACCGCGACATGGCCAGCCGCACCGACTTCGCCCTGCACCTGGGGTTGACCGAGGCCGGCATCGGCAGCAAGGGCATCGTCGCCTCGAGCGCCGCATTGTCGGTGCTGCTGCAGGAAGGCATCGGCGACACCATCCGCATTTCGCTGACGCCCGAGCCCGGCCAGTCGCGCACGCAGGAAGTCATCGTCGCGCAGGAACTGCTGCAGACCACCGGTCTGCGCGCGTTCACGCCGATGGTCACCGCGTGTCCCGGCTGCGGTCGCACCACCTCCGAGTTCTTCCAGGAACTGGCGAAAGTCGTGCAGGAACACGTGCGCGGCAAGATGCCAGAGTGGAAGGTCACCCATCCCGGTGCGGAGACCATGACGCTGGCCGTGATGGGCTGCGTGGTGAACGGGCCGGGCGAATCGCGCCACGCCAACATCGGCATTTCCCTGCCGGGGACCGGCGAGGCCCCAGCGGCGCCGGTGTTCGTCGATGGCGAGAAGAAGGTGACGCTGCGCGGCGAGAATATCGCCCACGAGTTCGTCGCCCTGATCGACGAATACGTCGAGGCCAAGTACGCGCGTGTCACCGGCTGA
- a CDS encoding phosphatase PAP2 family protein: MVQGGRFIASLLREHGGRLVLLFLCVLAPLWLFVELADEVHELEVFYFDDPLLWRAHALAGPALDRFFIFVSAIGYQWGVVPVDIALTIGLLVARRWREATFAGVSLGGSALLNMATKQFFQRNRPTLWESIAPEHTFSFPSGHAMGSATLAMVVLLLCWHTRARWPVAALAALFALTVGASRIYLGVHYPSDILGGWTAGIAWVSGVYLVLYRIRERPWQVRG, translated from the coding sequence CTGGTCCAGGGCGGTCGCTTCATCGCCAGCCTGCTGCGCGAGCATGGCGGCCGCCTGGTCCTGTTGTTCCTGTGCGTGCTGGCGCCGCTGTGGCTGTTCGTCGAACTCGCCGACGAAGTCCACGAACTGGAAGTCTTCTATTTCGACGATCCGCTGCTGTGGCGCGCCCATGCGCTGGCAGGCCCGGCGCTGGACCGCTTCTTCATCTTCGTCTCCGCGATCGGCTACCAGTGGGGCGTGGTGCCCGTCGATATCGCGCTGACGATCGGCCTGCTGGTCGCACGGCGCTGGCGCGAAGCCACGTTCGCAGGCGTCTCCCTCGGCGGTTCGGCGCTGCTCAACATGGCGACGAAGCAGTTCTTCCAGCGGAACCGGCCCACGCTGTGGGAATCCATCGCGCCCGAACACACCTTCAGCTTCCCGAGCGGGCACGCGATGGGCTCGGCCACGCTGGCGATGGTCGTGCTGCTGCTGTGCTGGCACACCCGCGCCCGTTGGCCGGTCGCCGCGCTCGCCGCGCTGTTCGCGCTGACGGTCGGTGCCTCGCGCATCTACCTGGGCGTGCATTACCCGTCCGACATCCTCGGCGGCTGGACGGCCGGTATCGCCTGGGTGTCCGGCGTCTATCTGGTGCTGTACCGCATCCGCGAGCGGCCCTGGCAGGTCAGAGGCTAG
- a CDS encoding pectin acetylesterase-family hydrolase: protein MVAPVRPARLSLVLATAGLTLMVAAPLKAEEGDYSFWQTLVNLVSPPKADNKVTPAQRTGTYPLLANPAGFNDGFQPGRYDAWQTIQLAPSTGAVCGDGSPFKFFVNRVADTRNTIIYMEGGGACWDYASCSGQSGIRGARNPNGIPDDYMSLLNPGASLVSPFVTRVSPFDAVKTQGWNMVYVPYCTGDIYSGDRVAVYNDPTGQAAPLVWHHNGARNTRAVVSWLKDNLPRPTQMLSTGCSAGGAGSLTSYHPLRRDLAPTRSFLIDDSGPIFPTPKNGNPVDYPSQPLMALIRSAWGLDQPNGPLPYLASGLPQFDLNELGSLYPALSSKYANDRLGHTHFWKDLNYSSYSYERFYPDIANAPDQATKEARIHARWNTDTARLRDRLNGLNNVGGYFPQYRALNESHCTTIVDFKNADVQAQNLELKHFIDSVLDGQGKVIDASEQDDKADKAKPFNLLYWLVDQLMG, encoded by the coding sequence ATGGTTGCACCCGTACGACCCGCCCGCCTGTCCCTCGTCCTGGCCACCGCCGGCCTCACCCTGATGGTGGCGGCGCCCCTGAAGGCCGAGGAAGGCGATTACAGCTTCTGGCAAACCCTGGTGAACCTGGTGTCGCCGCCCAAGGCCGACAACAAGGTCACCCCCGCGCAACGCACCGGTACCTACCCGTTGCTGGCAAATCCCGCCGGCTTCAACGACGGATTCCAGCCCGGCCGCTACGACGCGTGGCAGACCATCCAACTGGCGCCGTCCACCGGTGCGGTCTGCGGCGACGGCTCGCCGTTCAAGTTCTTCGTCAATCGCGTGGCCGACACCCGCAACACCATCATCTACATGGAAGGCGGCGGTGCCTGCTGGGACTACGCCAGTTGCAGCGGCCAGAGCGGTATCCGCGGCGCACGCAACCCGAATGGCATCCCCGACGACTACATGAGCCTGCTGAATCCCGGCGCGAGCCTGGTCAGCCCGTTCGTCACCCGCGTCTCGCCGTTCGATGCGGTGAAGACGCAGGGCTGGAACATGGTCTACGTGCCCTATTGCACCGGCGACATCTACAGCGGCGACCGCGTCGCGGTCTACAACGACCCGACAGGACAGGCCGCGCCGCTGGTGTGGCACCACAACGGCGCACGCAACACGCGTGCGGTCGTGAGCTGGCTGAAGGACAACCTGCCGCGGCCCACCCAGATGCTGTCCACCGGCTGCAGCGCCGGCGGCGCCGGCAGCCTGACCAGCTACCACCCGTTGCGCCGCGACCTGGCGCCCACGCGCAGCTTCCTGATCGACGATTCCGGCCCGATCTTCCCCACCCCGAAGAACGGCAACCCGGTCGACTATCCCTCGCAACCGCTGATGGCGCTCATCCGCAGCGCCTGGGGCCTGGATCAGCCGAATGGCCCGCTGCCCTACCTCGCCAGCGGACTGCCGCAGTTCGACCTCAATGAACTCGGCAGCCTGTACCCGGCGCTGTCCAGCAAGTATGCGAACGACCGCCTCGGCCATACGCATTTCTGGAAGGACCTGAACTACTCCTCGTACTCGTACGAGCGCTTCTATCCGGACATCGCCAATGCGCCGGACCAGGCCACGAAGGAAGCCCGCATCCATGCGCGCTGGAACACCGACACGGCACGCTTGCGCGACCGTCTGAACGGCTTGAACAACGTAGGCGGCTACTTCCCGCAATACCGCGCGCTCAACGAGAGCCACTGCACCACCATCGTCGACTTCAAGAACGCCGACGTGCAGGCGCAGAACCTGGAACTGAAGCACTTCATCGACAGCGTGCTCGACGGACAGGGCAAGGTGATCGATGCCAGCGAACAGGACGACAAGGCCGACAAGGCCAAGCCGTTCAACCTGCTGTACTGGCTGGTCGACCAGTTGATGGGTTGA
- a CDS encoding DedA family protein/thiosulfate sulfurtransferase GlpE codes for MQELVDRYGVLLVFVNVLALSLGLPVPALPTLILVGAGLALQADPLWLPLAGVLGVSVLASLIGDSVWFYAGRRYGNRTLQSLCRLSLSRDTCMKRTERFYGRFGIRILSVAKFIPGLSMVSVPLAGAMQARLPGFLRYDGLGAALWAALGLGLGVVFAHQVESVIEALSQLGTGAVVVIVAALVAYVGWRWWRRRTLLKSLEASRIDVAGLDALVRAGQPPVVFDIRAPGFRDVDPYVIPGAIFADERRLDGILAAYSREGKIVIYCACPDEVSAAWMAARLREAGFRDVLPLRGGIDAWRAAGYGVDRLGG; via the coding sequence ATGCAGGAACTGGTCGACCGATACGGCGTGCTGCTGGTGTTCGTCAACGTGCTGGCGTTGTCGCTCGGCTTGCCCGTGCCCGCGTTGCCCACGCTGATCCTGGTCGGCGCCGGACTGGCGCTGCAGGCCGATCCGCTGTGGCTGCCGCTGGCCGGCGTGCTCGGCGTGTCGGTGCTGGCCAGCCTGATCGGCGACAGCGTCTGGTTCTACGCGGGCCGCCGCTACGGCAACCGCACGCTGCAGTCGCTCTGCCGGCTGTCGCTGTCGCGCGACACGTGCATGAAGCGCACCGAGCGCTTCTACGGGCGTTTCGGGATCCGCATCCTGTCGGTGGCGAAGTTCATCCCCGGCCTGTCGATGGTCTCCGTGCCGCTGGCCGGCGCGATGCAGGCGCGCCTGCCCGGCTTCCTGCGTTACGACGGGCTGGGTGCCGCGTTGTGGGCCGCGCTGGGGCTGGGCCTGGGCGTGGTGTTCGCCCACCAGGTGGAGTCGGTGATCGAGGCGCTGTCGCAACTCGGCACCGGCGCGGTCGTCGTGATCGTTGCGGCGCTGGTGGCCTATGTCGGGTGGCGCTGGTGGCGCCGTCGCACGTTGCTGAAGTCGCTGGAAGCCTCTCGCATCGATGTCGCGGGCCTGGACGCACTGGTGCGCGCGGGCCAGCCGCCGGTGGTGTTCGACATCCGCGCGCCCGGCTTCCGCGATGTGGACCCGTACGTGATTCCCGGTGCGATCTTCGCGGACGAACGCCGTCTCGACGGCATCCTGGCCGCATATTCACGCGAAGGGAAGATCGTCATCTACTGCGCATGCCCGGACGAAGTATCGGCGGCCTGGATGGCGGCGCGCCTGCGCGAGGCGGGGTTCCGCGACGTGCTGCCGCTGCGCGGGGGCATCGATGCGTGGCGTGCGGCGGGCTACGGCGTGGACAGGCTCGGCGGCTGA
- a CDS encoding GGDEF domain-containing protein yields the protein MSRDPHDPHTTLRTVLSDGPRPLSPRSACVVVIQGEGLGRRADIGDQRVVVGRSQEADLHIPHNSVSRLHCEIWRDGDTYRVRDLGATNTTRLNDAAVQEAALVDGDHLTLGESVLKFISHSSVEAHYHEEIYQLATHDALTEMYNRRHFIETVDKEIARAMRHHRALTMCIIDVDLFKPINDRYGHISGDHVLKQIAGLVRRHVRNDDAAARIGGEEFAVLLPECDADAAYGFAERLREAVEAVVFRPGGEAQRITVSIGIASLTPERDTCSRMMAGADAALYRAKSEGRNRVCIEP from the coding sequence ATGTCCCGGGACCCCCACGACCCGCATACCACGCTACGGACCGTCCTCAGCGACGGCCCTCGCCCGCTGTCGCCCCGCTCCGCCTGCGTGGTGGTGATCCAGGGCGAAGGCCTGGGCCGGCGGGCGGACATCGGCGACCAGCGGGTGGTCGTCGGCCGTTCGCAGGAAGCCGACCTCCATATCCCGCACAACAGCGTGTCGCGCCTGCACTGCGAGATCTGGCGCGATGGCGACACCTACCGTGTCCGCGACCTGGGCGCGACCAACACCACGCGCCTGAACGATGCGGCGGTGCAGGAAGCGGCGCTTGTGGACGGCGACCACCTGACGCTGGGCGAGAGCGTCCTCAAGTTCATCAGCCACAGCAGCGTGGAAGCGCACTACCACGAAGAGATCTACCAGCTGGCCACCCACGACGCGCTGACGGAGATGTACAACCGGCGGCACTTCATCGAAACCGTGGACAAGGAGATCGCGCGCGCCATGCGCCACCACCGCGCGCTGACGATGTGCATCATCGACGTGGACCTGTTCAAGCCGATCAACGACCGCTACGGCCATATTTCCGGCGACCATGTACTGAAGCAGATCGCGGGCCTGGTGCGCCGGCACGTGCGCAACGACGATGCCGCCGCGCGCATCGGCGGCGAGGAATTCGCCGTGCTGCTGCCCGAATGCGACGCCGATGCCGCCTACGGCTTCGCCGAACGCCTGCGCGAAGCGGTAGAAGCCGTGGTGTTCCGGCCCGGTGGCGAAGCGCAACGCATCACCGTGAGCATCGGCATCGCCTCGCTGACGCCGGAGCGCGATACCTGCAGCCGGATGATGGCCGGGGCCGATGCCGCGCTGTACCGCGCCAAGAGCGAAGGCCGCAACCGGGTCTGCATCGAGCCCTGA